The following proteins are co-located in the Pseudomonas fluorescens genome:
- a CDS encoding GNAT family N-acetyltransferase produces MPETTVELIQTGPDASELIRNLYQYYAYESSDWEQEDVEADGRFYIHDEHLTRYWQDPQWSANLLLVDGYIAGFLLIEGSELPGIDALELADLFILKRYRRKGIGRAIATQVLSSGQTNWLVRFYDQDEVSQAFWRAVLDDLPRPAQTLELDDDPQLVSYLITRAALH; encoded by the coding sequence ATGCCTGAAACCACCGTCGAATTGATCCAGACCGGCCCCGACGCGTCGGAGCTGATCCGCAATCTTTACCAGTACTACGCCTACGAGTCCTCGGACTGGGAGCAGGAAGATGTGGAGGCGGACGGCCGCTTCTACATCCATGACGAGCACCTGACGCGCTATTGGCAAGACCCGCAGTGGAGCGCCAACCTGCTGCTGGTCGATGGGTATATCGCCGGCTTCCTGTTGATCGAAGGCAGCGAACTGCCCGGCATCGATGCCCTGGAACTGGCTGACCTGTTCATCCTCAAGCGCTATCGTCGCAAAGGCATCGGCCGCGCCATCGCGACCCAGGTGTTGAGCAGCGGGCAGACCAATTGGCTGGTGCGTTTTTACGATCAGGATGAAGTGTCCCAGGCGTTCTGGCGCGCAGTGTTGGACGACCTGCCGCGCCCGGCGCAGACGCTTGAGCTGGATGATGACCCGCAGTTGGTGAGCTACCTGATTACGCGTGCGGCGCTGCATTGA
- a CDS encoding undecaprenyl-diphosphate phosphatase → MTNVCSAGLDVGFASLDYLQIFILGVIQGITELLPVSSTAHMRVVPALLGWQDPGSAFSAAMQLAALAAVVSYFWRDVHQVTTGSISAVRRGDYNDRWFKLAVAIILATIPIGIAGLALSSTLNTCNSPLRGLMVIGISCVVMAVLLAVAEVRARHTRDMSEMRLRDALIVGIAQIGALIPGVSRSGSTLTAALFLNFKREEAARFSFLLGLPAIALAGLKELWVLLHAELPAHAWSHLLFGLVVASVSAFFAIWGLMKFLERFSTWPFVIYRALLGIFLIVAVSTGLLS, encoded by the coding sequence TTGACAAACGTCTGTTCCGCCGGCCTGGATGTGGGTTTTGCCTCCCTGGATTACCTGCAGATCTTCATTCTGGGCGTGATCCAGGGCATTACCGAGCTGTTGCCCGTGTCGTCCACGGCCCACATGCGCGTGGTGCCTGCCCTGCTCGGCTGGCAAGATCCGGGCTCGGCGTTTTCAGCGGCCATGCAGTTGGCGGCGCTGGCGGCGGTGGTCAGTTACTTCTGGCGCGATGTGCACCAGGTGACCACCGGCAGCATCAGCGCGGTGCGCCGGGGTGATTACAACGACCGGTGGTTCAAGCTGGCGGTGGCGATCATTTTGGCGACCATCCCGATCGGGATTGCCGGGCTGGCCTTGTCCTCGACCCTCAACACCTGCAACTCGCCGTTGCGCGGCCTGATGGTGATCGGCATTTCCTGTGTGGTCATGGCGGTGTTGCTGGCAGTCGCCGAAGTGCGGGCACGCCACACGCGGGACATGAGCGAAATGCGCCTGCGCGATGCACTGATTGTCGGCATTGCGCAGATTGGTGCGCTGATTCCCGGCGTCTCGCGTTCAGGTTCCACGCTGACCGCCGCCCTGTTCCTCAACTTCAAACGTGAAGAAGCCGCGCGCTTTTCCTTCCTGCTGGGCTTGCCGGCCATCGCCCTCGCCGGTTTGAAAGAACTGTGGGTGTTGCTGCACGCCGAGCTGCCCGCCCACGCCTGGTCGCACTTGCTCTTCGGCCTGGTGGTCGCCAGCGTCTCGGCGTTCTTCGCAATCTGGGGCCTGATGAAGTTCCTGGAGCGGTTCTCCACCTGGCCGTTCGTGATCTACCGCGCGCTGCTGGGGATTTTCCTGATCGTTGCGGTCAGCACCGGGCTGCTCAGTTAA
- a CDS encoding DoxX family protein: MNESKYQALGLLFLRVSGAVFLMWVHGLPKLLHYSDQLALIEDPFHLGAHVTLCLAIVAEVLCPLLIIAGVRVRLACLPILAVLWVALLVVHPQWTVFEGQFGWLLLIIFTSILIAGPGRLALSQRYA; encoded by the coding sequence ATGAACGAATCAAAGTACCAGGCGCTGGGGCTGTTGTTTCTGCGCGTCAGCGGCGCGGTGTTTCTGATGTGGGTGCATGGGTTGCCGAAGCTGCTGCACTACAGCGACCAACTGGCGTTGATCGAAGACCCGTTTCACCTCGGCGCCCACGTCACGCTGTGCCTGGCGATTGTCGCCGAAGTGCTGTGCCCGCTGCTGATCATCGCCGGTGTGCGGGTGCGCCTGGCGTGCTTGCCGATCCTGGCCGTGCTGTGGGTGGCCTTGCTGGTGGTGCATCCGCAATGGACGGTGTTTGAGGGGCAGTTCGGCTGGCTGTTGTTGATTATCTTCACCAGCATTCTGATCGCGGGCCCGGGGCGGTTGGCGCTCAGCCAGCGGTATGCCTGA
- a CDS encoding GlxA family transcriptional regulator: MHSVALMVYPNFQSLSLSLGSVFECANLLRGESAYEFHLVSESGGAVMTSQGFSVNTTPLRPQGYDTLIVSGYLEFRLPEANLLELVKAASAQSRRVASLCMGIFVLAEAGLLQGKRTTTHWIHAPAFRKRYPDIHLEEDKLFVVDGQVWTGAGMSAGVDLALAMVEADLGSDLARRIARKLVIAQRRGSEQSQLSALLELDPKSDRVQLALAYARENLTHDLSVEALADVARLSPRQFSRVFREETGQTPAKAIESLRVEAARAMMETSRHPVEVVARETGFGDRERMRQAFLRAFGQPPQAMQQAFNAAPHA, from the coding sequence ATGCACAGCGTTGCGCTGATGGTTTACCCGAACTTCCAGTCCCTGAGCCTCAGCCTGGGTTCGGTGTTCGAGTGCGCGAACCTGCTGAGGGGTGAGTCGGCCTACGAGTTCCACCTGGTTTCGGAGAGCGGCGGCGCGGTGATGACGTCCCAGGGCTTTTCGGTGAATACCACGCCTCTGCGGCCGCAGGGCTATGACACGCTGATCGTCAGCGGCTATCTGGAGTTTCGTCTGCCGGAGGCCAACCTGCTGGAACTGGTAAAGGCCGCCTCTGCTCAATCACGGCGGGTCGCCTCCTTGTGCATGGGCATCTTCGTGCTGGCCGAAGCCGGCCTGCTGCAAGGTAAACGCACCACCACGCACTGGATCCACGCGCCCGCGTTCCGCAAGCGCTACCCGGATATTCACTTGGAAGAAGACAAGTTGTTCGTGGTGGACGGCCAGGTATGGACCGGCGCCGGCATGAGCGCCGGCGTGGACCTGGCATTGGCGATGGTAGAAGCCGACCTGGGCAGCGACCTCGCCCGGCGTATTGCGCGCAAACTGGTGATTGCCCAACGTCGCGGCAGCGAGCAATCGCAATTGTCGGCCTTGCTGGAGCTCGATCCCAAGTCAGACCGCGTGCAACTGGCCCTGGCCTATGCCCGCGAGAACCTGACCCATGACCTGTCGGTGGAGGCCCTGGCCGATGTGGCCCGGCTCAGCCCGCGCCAGTTCAGCCGTGTGTTTCGCGAAGAAACCGGGCAAACCCCCGCCAAGGCCATCGAATCGCTGCGCGTGGAAGCCGCCCGGGCGATGATGGAAACCAGCCGTCACCCGGTCGAAGTGGTGGCCCGCGAAACCGGCTTCGGTGATCGCGAACGCATGCGCCAGGCGTTTCTGCGCGCGTTCGGGCAGCCGCCTCAGGCGATGCAGCAAGCGTTCAATGCAGCGCCGCACGCGTAA
- the yghU gene encoding glutathione-dependent disulfide-bond oxidoreductase: MTDYVPAKVWTWDTESGGTFASINRPIAGATHDKRLPVGKHPLQLYSLATPNGQKVTILLEELLALGHAGAEYDAWLIKIGDGDQFGSGFVAVNPNSKIPALMDHSGDTPIRVFESGAILQYLAEKFGAFFPTEPAARAECLSWLFWQMGSAPYLGGGFGHFYAYAPSKMEYPINRFAMETKRQLDVLDQRLAVSEYIAGDEYTIADIAIWPWYGGLVKGRLYGAAEFLSVQDYKHVLRWADAIEARPAVQRGRRVNRVFGEPAEQLPERHAASDLD; this comes from the coding sequence ATGACCGATTACGTACCCGCGAAGGTGTGGACCTGGGACACCGAAAGCGGCGGCACCTTCGCCAGCATCAACCGGCCCATTGCCGGTGCGACCCATGACAAGAGACTGCCAGTCGGCAAGCACCCGCTGCAACTGTATTCCCTGGCCACGCCCAATGGGCAGAAAGTCACCATCCTGCTGGAGGAGTTGCTGGCCCTGGGGCACGCCGGCGCTGAATACGATGCCTGGCTGATCAAGATCGGCGATGGCGACCAGTTCGGCAGCGGGTTTGTTGCGGTCAACCCGAACTCCAAGATCCCGGCATTGATGGACCATAGCGGTGACACGCCGATTCGGGTGTTCGAGTCCGGTGCGATCCTGCAATACCTGGCGGAGAAGTTCGGGGCGTTTTTCCCCACCGAACCGGCTGCTCGCGCTGAGTGCCTGTCGTGGCTGTTCTGGCAGATGGGCAGCGCGCCGTATCTGGGCGGGGGCTTCGGGCATTTTTATGCGTATGCGCCGAGCAAGATGGAATACCCGATCAATCGGTTTGCGATGGAAACCAAGCGCCAGTTGGATGTGTTGGACCAACGCCTGGCGGTGAGTGAGTACATCGCCGGGGATGAATACACCATCGCCGATATTGCGATTTGGCCCTGGTACGGTGGCTTGGTTAAAGGCCGCTTGTATGGGGCGGCAGAATTCCTGTCGGTGCAGGATTACAAGCACGTGCTGCGCTGGGCCGACGCCATCGAAGCGCGACCTGCGGTGCAGCGCGGGCGCCGGGTCAATCGGGTTTTCGGGGAACCTGCGGAGCAGTTGCCGGAGCGGCATGCCGCAAGCGACCTGGACTGA
- a CDS encoding alpha/beta fold hydrolase — MSTFVAKDGTQIYFKDWGSGKPVLFSHGWPLDADMWEYQMEYLSSRGFRTIAFDRRGFGRSDQPWTGNDYDTFADDIAQLIEHLDLKDVTLVGFSMGGGDVARYIARHGTARVAGLVLLGAVTPMFGQKPDYPQGVPTDVFDGIKAGLLNDRAQFIADFNPTFYGINKGQKVSEGVLTQTLQIALLASLKSTVDCVTVFSETDFRPDMAKIDVPTLVIHGDGDQVVPFETTGKVAAEMIKGAQLKVYKDAPHGFAATHTQQLNEDLLAFLKR; from the coding sequence ATGAGTACATTCGTTGCCAAAGACGGTACCCAGATCTATTTCAAGGACTGGGGCAGCGGTAAACCTGTGCTGTTCAGCCACGGCTGGCCGTTGGACGCCGACATGTGGGAATACCAGATGGAATACCTGAGCAGCCGTGGCTTTCGCACCATTGCGTTCGACCGCCGTGGTTTCGGCCGTTCGGACCAGCCGTGGACCGGTAACGACTACGACACCTTCGCCGACGATATTGCCCAACTGATCGAACACCTGGACCTCAAGGACGTGACCCTGGTGGGCTTCTCGATGGGTGGCGGTGACGTAGCACGCTACATTGCACGCCATGGCACGGCGCGCGTGGCCGGCCTGGTCTTGCTGGGCGCCGTAACGCCGATGTTCGGCCAGAAACCGGATTACCCACAAGGCGTGCCGACCGACGTGTTCGACGGCATCAAGGCCGGGCTGCTGAACGATCGCGCGCAATTCATCGCCGACTTCAACCCGACGTTCTATGGCATCAATAAGGGTCAAAAAGTCTCCGAGGGCGTACTCACCCAGACCCTGCAAATCGCCTTGCTGGCGTCGCTCAAGTCGACCGTGGATTGCGTCACCGTGTTCTCCGAGACCGACTTCCGTCCGGACATGGCCAAGATCGACGTGCCCACCCTGGTGATCCACGGTGACGGCGACCAGGTCGTACCCTTCGAGACCACCGGCAAAGTGGCAGCCGAGATGATCAAGGGCGCGCAACTCAAAGTGTACAAGGATGCACCGCACGGTTTTGCGGCCACGCATACCCAGCAGTTGAACGAAGACTTGCTGGCGTTCCTGAAGCGCTGA
- the mug gene encoding G/U mismatch-specific DNA glycosylase yields MSERLEDILAEQLTVVFCGINPGKGSAALGQHFANRSNRFWRTLHLAGFTPHEIFPENGRTLLHYHCGLTTVVERPTASASELARHEFKAAAAAFEQKIRHYRPRCVAFLGKAGYSALSGQRAIAWGLQAQSLGDASVWVLPNPSGRNLAFSLEQLVSAYGQLRQAIAHADQQPLLS; encoded by the coding sequence ATGAGCGAACGACTCGAAGACATCCTGGCCGAGCAACTGACGGTCGTGTTCTGCGGGATCAACCCCGGCAAGGGTTCTGCCGCGCTCGGCCAGCACTTTGCCAACCGCAGCAACCGCTTCTGGCGCACCCTGCACCTGGCCGGTTTCACGCCCCATGAAATTTTTCCCGAAAACGGGCGTACCTTGCTGCACTACCACTGCGGCTTGACCACTGTCGTGGAGCGCCCGACGGCGAGTGCAAGCGAGTTGGCACGGCATGAATTCAAGGCCGCGGCGGCCGCGTTCGAACAGAAAATCCGCCACTACCGGCCACGCTGCGTGGCCTTTCTCGGCAAGGCCGGTTACAGCGCGTTGTCTGGCCAGCGCGCGATAGCCTGGGGCTTGCAAGCCCAATCATTGGGCGATGCGTCGGTGTGGGTGTTGCCCAACCCCAGTGGGCGCAACCTGGCGTTCAGCCTGGAGCAATTGGTGAGCGCCTATGGGCAGTTACGTCAGGCCATTGCGCACGCCGATCAACAGCCCTTACTCTCTTGA
- a CDS encoding NAD(P)H-quinone oxidoreductase encodes MTLPKEMTLIEITAPGGPDVLQPRRADVPVAGPGEILIRVHAAGVNRPDALQRAGKYPMKPGMSPIPGLEVAGEVVALGDGVTQYSLGDKVCALTNGGGYAQFCSVPASQALPIPEGMDWIQAAAVPETFFTVWANLFGLGDAHTGQSVLIHGGTSGIGTTALMLCREYGIQAFATAGSADKCAAIAKLGAEPINYREEDFAAVIAQKTGDKGVNVILDIMGASYLNNNLKALAMDGHLVMLGFLGGGKANDVDLLTILGKRAVITGSLLRARTKDEKAAIAEQLREYVWPVLSAGRCLPIIDKVYAYTDAAQAHARMEGGDHIGKIVLRVE; translated from the coding sequence ATGACCCTGCCCAAAGAAATGACCCTGATCGAAATCACCGCCCCCGGCGGCCCTGACGTCCTGCAACCTCGCCGGGCCGACGTGCCCGTGGCAGGCCCCGGTGAAATCCTGATTCGCGTGCATGCCGCCGGGGTCAATCGCCCGGATGCCCTGCAACGCGCGGGCAAGTACCCGATGAAACCCGGTATGAGCCCGATTCCGGGCTTGGAAGTCGCCGGTGAAGTGGTCGCCCTCGGCGACGGCGTGACGCAATACAGCCTGGGCGACAAAGTCTGTGCGCTGACCAACGGCGGTGGCTATGCCCAGTTTTGCAGCGTACCGGCAAGCCAGGCCCTGCCGATCCCGGAGGGCATGGACTGGATTCAAGCCGCTGCCGTGCCGGAGACCTTTTTCACCGTCTGGGCCAACCTGTTCGGCCTCGGCGACGCGCACACCGGCCAGAGCGTGCTGATCCACGGTGGCACCAGCGGCATCGGCACCACCGCGCTGATGCTCTGCCGCGAGTACGGGATTCAGGCATTTGCCACCGCCGGCAGTGCCGACAAATGCGCGGCGATTGCCAAGCTGGGCGCCGAGCCGATCAATTACCGCGAAGAGGACTTCGCCGCGGTCATCGCGCAGAAGACCGGCGACAAAGGCGTGAATGTCATCCTCGACATCATGGGTGCCTCCTACCTCAACAACAACCTCAAGGCGCTGGCCATGGACGGGCATCTGGTGATGCTGGGTTTCCTCGGCGGCGGCAAGGCCAATGACGTCGACCTGCTGACCATCCTCGGCAAACGCGCAGTCATCACCGGCTCGCTGCTGCGCGCACGCACCAAGGACGAAAAAGCCGCGATTGCCGAACAACTGCGTGAATACGTGTGGCCGGTGCTGTCCGCCGGGCGATGCCTGCCGATCATCGACAAAGTGTACGCGTACACCGACGCCGCCCAGGCCCATGCACGGATGGAAGGCGGCGACCACATTGGCAAGATTGTGTTGCGGGTGGAGTGA
- a CDS encoding TetR/AcrR family transcriptional regulator → MNSETKSTRQTILDTAQLIVSRKGFSAVGLNEILQAADVPKGSFYHYFNSKDAFGVVLLDTYFDHYVQGIEQLFQQPELSGGAKLMRYWQTWVDNQTGCTDAGKCLAVKLGAEVSDLSEPMRLALQRGTARTIALLAGALLQGVEDGSLTVQQPPQRLAQRLYALWLGTSVMSKITRTSAPFDEALLLTRHLLGCPEHTDAYTY, encoded by the coding sequence ATGAACAGCGAAACCAAAAGTACAAGGCAGACGATCCTGGATACGGCGCAATTAATTGTCAGCCGCAAAGGGTTTTCTGCGGTGGGGTTGAACGAAATACTTCAAGCCGCCGACGTACCGAAAGGCTCGTTTTATCACTACTTCAATTCTAAAGATGCATTCGGCGTTGTCTTGCTGGATACCTACTTCGATCACTATGTGCAGGGTATCGAGCAACTGTTCCAACAACCCGAACTGTCCGGCGGCGCCAAATTGATGCGGTATTGGCAAACCTGGGTCGACAACCAGACCGGCTGCACCGATGCGGGCAAATGCCTTGCCGTCAAACTCGGTGCTGAGGTGTCAGACCTTTCAGAGCCGATGCGTTTGGCCCTGCAGCGCGGCACCGCACGTACGATTGCTTTACTGGCCGGGGCCTTGCTGCAAGGCGTCGAAGACGGCTCGCTGACGGTTCAGCAACCCCCGCAACGCCTGGCCCAACGCCTGTATGCGCTGTGGCTGGGGACCAGCGTGATGAGCAAGATTACCCGAACATCTGCGCCGTTTGACGAGGCGCTGCTGCTGACCCGACACCTGTTGGGTTGCCCTGAACACACCGATGCTTACACCTACTGA
- a CDS encoding type 1 glutamine amidotransferase domain-containing protein — MKVLMVLTSHDQLGDTGRKTGFWLEEFAAPYYTFKDAGAELVLASPAGGQPPLDPVSDQPDAQTEQTRRFAADPAAQQALANTVKLDTVNADDFDTVFYPGGHGPLWDLAESSTSIALIESFERAGKPIGFVCHAPGALRHVKAVNGEPLIKGRRVTGFSNAEEAAVGLTDVVPFLIEDEFKTLGGHYAKGADWQSFVLEDGLLVTGQNPASSSDVAKALLKLTA; from the coding sequence ATGAAAGTATTAATGGTACTGACCTCTCACGACCAGCTTGGCGATACCGGCCGTAAAACCGGCTTCTGGCTTGAAGAGTTTGCGGCTCCCTATTACACCTTCAAAGACGCCGGCGCTGAGTTGGTGCTGGCCTCTCCGGCAGGCGGCCAACCGCCGCTGGACCCGGTCAGCGACCAGCCTGACGCGCAGACCGAACAGACCCGACGTTTCGCCGCTGACCCGGCTGCACAGCAGGCCCTGGCCAACACCGTCAAGCTCGACACGGTCAACGCCGACGACTTCGACACCGTGTTTTACCCAGGCGGGCACGGTCCGCTGTGGGACTTGGCAGAGTCGAGCACGTCCATCGCGCTGATCGAGTCGTTCGAGCGTGCCGGCAAGCCCATCGGCTTTGTCTGCCATGCGCCCGGCGCACTGCGTCACGTCAAGGCGGTCAATGGCGAGCCGTTGATCAAGGGCCGTCGCGTTACCGGCTTCTCCAACGCCGAAGAGGCCGCTGTCGGCCTGACCGATGTGGTGCCGTTCCTGATCGAAGATGAGTTCAAGACACTCGGCGGCCACTATGCAAAGGGCGCTGATTGGCAATCCTTTGTGCTTGAAGATGGTTTGCTGGTAACCGGGCAGAACCCTGCCAGTTCCAGTGATGTGGCTAAGGCCCTGCTGAAACTCACCGCATAA
- a CDS encoding alkene reductase — protein sequence MTSSLNTPVKLGHHTLNNRVVLPPLTRQRSAQPGDIATDVMAEYYRQRASAGFMVSEGTQIEPRGQGYAWTPGIYSPAQIDGWRKVTDAVHAEGGVIFAQLWHVGRVSHPALQPEGAAPVAPSAIAAEQAKAFIETGPGVGELKQPPVPRALSVLEIDELVAHYAQAARNALDAGFDGVEIHAANGYLVNQFISAHANQRDDEYGGSLHNRLRFLREIVEAVTAVVGPERLGVRFSPLFSGTDQDRVYIGLVEEDPHHTYIEAIKVLQASGIAYVSIAEADWDNAPDLPETFRHAVRSTFSGRIIYAGRYTAARGAALVDAGLADLIAFGRPFIANPDLPQRLFNGWPLNPLRAEGMYGGSEQGYTDYPVYAE from the coding sequence ATGACGAGTAGTTTAAATACCCCCGTAAAACTGGGTCACCACACCTTGAACAACCGCGTGGTACTGCCGCCCTTGACCCGCCAGCGCAGTGCCCAGCCTGGTGATATCGCGACCGACGTGATGGCCGAGTATTACCGTCAGCGCGCCAGCGCCGGCTTTATGGTCAGCGAAGGCACGCAAATCGAACCGCGCGGCCAGGGTTACGCCTGGACGCCAGGTATCTACAGCCCGGCGCAGATCGACGGCTGGCGCAAAGTGACGGACGCGGTGCACGCCGAGGGCGGGGTGATCTTCGCCCAGCTGTGGCATGTCGGTCGCGTGTCTCACCCCGCACTGCAACCGGAAGGCGCCGCACCGGTCGCGCCGTCGGCTATTGCGGCCGAGCAAGCCAAGGCCTTTATTGAAACCGGGCCTGGGGTTGGCGAACTGAAACAGCCGCCTGTGCCGCGGGCATTAAGCGTGCTGGAGATTGACGAGTTGGTCGCCCATTACGCACAGGCCGCACGCAATGCGTTGGACGCCGGGTTTGACGGGGTGGAAATCCACGCGGCGAATGGTTACCTGGTCAACCAGTTCATCTCGGCCCACGCCAACCAGCGTGACGATGAGTACGGCGGCTCGCTGCACAACCGCCTGCGGTTTTTACGCGAGATCGTCGAAGCCGTCACGGCCGTGGTCGGGCCAGAGCGTCTGGGTGTGCGTTTTTCACCGTTGTTCAGCGGCACCGACCAGGACCGTGTGTATATCGGCCTGGTAGAAGAAGACCCGCATCACACCTACATTGAGGCGATCAAGGTGCTGCAAGCCTCGGGCATTGCCTACGTGTCCATCGCCGAGGCTGATTGGGACAACGCGCCTGACTTGCCTGAAACCTTCCGCCACGCGGTACGCAGCACGTTCAGCGGGCGGATCATCTACGCCGGGCGTTACACCGCAGCGCGCGGCGCAGCCCTGGTGGACGCCGGGCTGGCAGACCTGATTGCGTTCGGACGCCCATTCATTGCCAACCCGGATCTGCCGCAGCGGCTGTTCAACGGCTGGCCGCTGAACCCGCTGCGCGCCGAAGGCATGTACGGCGGTTCGGAGCAGGGCTACACCGATTACCCGGTGTACGCCGAGTAA
- a CDS encoding glutathione S-transferase family protein, which produces MKLIGMLDSPYVRRVAISLELYGVDFVHEPLSVFSTFSEFARINPVVKAPSLVLEDGTVLMDSSLILDYFEALAPPDRKLLPAQAEARAHALQVLGLALAACEKTVQIVYEHHLRPAEKLHAPWIERVTGQLLAAYTLLEKHLAQPSSEPLSQAALTAAVAWSFTRFKLPTVLEADAFPHLQRHTRALEQHPAFRRYPIE; this is translated from the coding sequence ATGAAACTGATCGGTATGCTGGACTCGCCTTACGTTCGCCGCGTGGCAATTTCCCTGGAGTTGTACGGCGTAGACTTTGTGCATGAACCCTTGTCCGTGTTCAGCACCTTCAGCGAATTCGCGCGGATCAACCCGGTGGTCAAGGCGCCCAGCCTGGTGCTGGAGGATGGGACGGTGCTGATGGATTCCAGCCTGATCCTGGATTACTTCGAAGCCCTCGCGCCGCCCGACAGGAAGCTCCTGCCCGCACAGGCCGAGGCGCGCGCCCATGCGCTGCAAGTGCTCGGGTTGGCCCTGGCAGCGTGTGAGAAAACCGTGCAGATTGTCTATGAACACCACCTGCGCCCGGCGGAGAAACTGCACGCGCCGTGGATCGAGCGCGTCACCGGGCAGTTGCTGGCGGCCTATACGCTGCTGGAAAAACACCTGGCCCAGCCCAGCAGCGAACCGCTGAGCCAAGCCGCGCTGACTGCGGCAGTCGCCTGGTCGTTTACCCGGTTCAAACTGCCGACGGTGCTCGAAGCCGATGCGTTTCCCCACCTGCAACGCCATACCCGCGCGCTTGAGCAGCATCCGGCCTTTCGCAGATACCCGATCGAGTAA
- a CDS encoding Dyp-type peroxidase, which yields MKTCPVQAPLEPQSVCHPITRSAIFMVATVTPGSEDRVRAWCGDIAGLVRSVGKRVPAGNLTCVCGFGSQAWDRLFGAPRPAALHSFREFGVEGRKAVSTPGDILLHIRAEQMDLCFELATQLMAALGDSVKVVDEVQGFRYFDMRSIIGFVDGTENPVGRKAVGFTIVGDEDPEFEGGSYVLVQKYLHDMAAWNGLTVEAQERVIGRTKLADIELDEETKPSNAHSALTVITDENGEEVKILRDNMPFGRPGAGEFGTYFIGYARSPQPLEQMLENMFVGRPVGNYDRLLDFSTAVTGGLFFVPSADLLDALADRPPAA from the coding sequence ATGAAGACTTGCCCTGTTCAGGCCCCTTTAGAGCCGCAGTCCGTCTGCCATCCCATCACCCGCAGCGCGATCTTTATGGTTGCTACCGTTACCCCCGGCAGTGAAGACCGCGTGCGCGCCTGGTGTGGCGACATCGCCGGCCTAGTGCGCTCGGTGGGCAAGCGCGTACCGGCGGGCAACCTGACCTGCGTCTGTGGGTTCGGCTCGCAGGCGTGGGACCGGCTGTTCGGCGCACCGCGCCCGGCGGCCTTGCATTCGTTTCGCGAGTTTGGGGTGGAAGGGCGCAAGGCCGTTTCGACACCCGGTGACATCCTGCTGCATATCCGTGCCGAGCAGATGGACCTGTGTTTCGAACTGGCCACGCAACTGATGGCGGCCCTGGGCGACAGTGTCAAGGTGGTGGATGAGGTCCAGGGTTTCCGCTACTTCGATATGCGCAGCATCATCGGTTTTGTCGACGGCACCGAGAACCCGGTGGGGCGCAAGGCGGTCGGGTTCACCATCGTCGGCGATGAAGACCCTGAATTCGAAGGCGGCAGCTACGTGCTGGTGCAAAAGTACCTGCACGACATGGCCGCCTGGAATGGCTTGACCGTGGAAGCGCAGGAGCGGGTGATCGGGCGCACCAAGCTGGCGGACATTGAATTGGACGAAGAAACCAAACCAAGCAACGCCCACAGCGCGTTGACCGTAATCACCGATGAAAACGGCGAAGAAGTGAAGATTCTGCGTGACAACATGCCGTTTGGCCGACCGGGCGCCGGTGAGTTCGGCACCTACTTTATCGGCTACGCACGCTCGCCGCAGCCGTTGGAGCAGATGCTGGAAAACATGTTCGTCGGCCGCCCGGTCGGCAATTACGACCGCTTGCTGGACTTCAGCACGGCGGTGACCGGCGGCCTGTTTTTCGTGCCTTCGGCCGACTTGCTCGACGCGCTGGCCGACCGCCCGCCTGCGGCTTAG